The following coding sequences lie in one Lichenicola cladoniae genomic window:
- a CDS encoding ABC transporter substrate-binding protein — MAMADDAPGSAVVQNQSSASCTNASPSHATLKGMVVGFSQSENEQNPFRAAETASVKAAAKQAGVARLLYTNANDSQAKQVADVQSMISQGAKAIIVAPLNATGLQPALEQAAEKNIPVVTIDRATAGTPCRDFITFLGSDFTVQGQRSADAMNVATGGKAKIVEIQGAYGNSVETQRTQGFADQLKKYPGMVLVAAQTGNWSATDAQKVMEQLLLAHPDIDALYSHADVMTLGAMRAIQQAGKKPGTDVRIVSIDGTRSLVQAIAGGSAQADVETNPRFGPQAFGTLKAWFNGDKVAQAITMKDTLYTKDNASAALSSGSTY, encoded by the coding sequence ATGGCCATGGCCGACGACGCGCCGGGAAGTGCCGTCGTGCAGAACCAGTCGAGTGCGAGCTGCACCAACGCCAGCCCCAGCCATGCGACGCTGAAGGGCATGGTCGTCGGGTTCTCGCAGTCGGAGAACGAACAGAACCCGTTCCGTGCAGCGGAAACCGCTTCGGTGAAAGCCGCCGCAAAGCAGGCTGGTGTCGCGCGGCTGCTCTACACCAACGCCAACGACAGCCAGGCCAAGCAGGTCGCGGACGTCCAGAGCATGATCTCCCAGGGTGCCAAGGCGATCATCGTGGCGCCGCTGAACGCTACCGGACTGCAGCCCGCCCTCGAGCAGGCGGCCGAAAAGAACATCCCGGTGGTGACGATCGATCGCGCCACCGCGGGTACGCCGTGCCGCGACTTCATCACCTTCCTCGGCTCCGATTTCACCGTGCAGGGCCAGCGCTCCGCCGATGCGATGAACGTGGCGACCGGCGGCAAGGCCAAGATCGTCGAGATCCAGGGTGCCTATGGCAACTCCGTCGAGACCCAGCGCACCCAGGGCTTCGCCGACCAGCTCAAGAAATACCCGGGCATGGTCCTGGTCGCGGCGCAGACCGGCAACTGGTCGGCGACCGACGCGCAGAAGGTCATGGAGCAGCTCCTGCTCGCTCATCCCGACATCGACGCGCTCTATTCGCACGCCGACGTCATGACGCTGGGCGCCATGCGGGCGATCCAGCAGGCCGGCAAGAAGCCGGGAACGGACGTCCGGATCGTGTCGATCGACGGCACCAGGTCGCTGGTGCAGGCGATCGCCGGCGGCAGCGCGCAGGCGGATGTCGAGACCAATCCGCGGTTCGGACCGCAGGCGTTCGGTACGCTGAAGGCCTGGTTCAACGGCGACAAGGTGGCCCAGGCGATCACCATGAAGGACACGCTCTACACCAAGGACAACGCATCCGCGGCCCTGTCGAGCGGCTCGACCTACTGA
- a CDS encoding ABC transporter permease — MTVPAALAEPRRSFAFGDLRALSVYIAFVALVGFDLLVTPGFRNPTVVRSLLFEAAPLILIALGQSLAIGTRGIDLSVGSVMALSSAVIGLTIGLGQGVAIAAGIAAGLLCGIFNGSLVALLRIAPLISSLALLVAARGLAQALLGGARLDLPFDGPLASIGQVAVLGIPGVAIVSLAIAGLFAFVVRSTMPGRYALFVGSSRTASLLAGHPVRATLAFVYGLSGLLAGLAGVFATARLGAADANYIGVQFELDAIAAAVIGGTPLSGGRISTLGTVFGVLLLVVLDASFIMNNVNANYAQILKAAFIVAALYLRRGTA; from the coding sequence ATGACGGTGCCGGCGGCACTGGCCGAGCCCCGGCGCTCCTTCGCATTCGGCGACCTGCGCGCGCTGAGCGTCTACATCGCCTTCGTGGCGCTCGTGGGTTTCGACCTGCTCGTCACCCCCGGCTTCCGCAATCCGACCGTGGTGCGCTCGCTGCTGTTCGAGGCCGCGCCGCTGATCCTGATCGCGCTCGGCCAGTCGCTGGCGATCGGCACGCGCGGCATCGACCTGTCCGTTGGCTCGGTGATGGCGCTGTCGTCCGCGGTGATCGGCCTCACCATCGGCCTCGGCCAGGGCGTGGCGATCGCCGCCGGGATCGCAGCCGGCCTGCTGTGCGGCATCTTCAACGGATCGCTGGTGGCGCTGCTCCGGATCGCGCCGCTCATCTCCTCCCTGGCGCTGCTGGTCGCGGCGCGTGGACTGGCGCAGGCGCTGCTGGGCGGTGCGCGCCTCGACCTGCCGTTCGACGGGCCGCTCGCGTCGATCGGCCAGGTGGCGGTGCTCGGGATCCCGGGCGTGGCGATCGTGTCGCTGGCGATCGCCGGCCTGTTCGCGTTCGTAGTCCGCAGCACCATGCCGGGGCGCTACGCACTGTTCGTCGGCTCGAGCAGGACCGCGTCGCTGCTCGCCGGCCATCCGGTGCGGGCGACGCTGGCGTTCGTCTACGGGTTGTCCGGATTGCTCGCCGGACTAGCCGGGGTATTCGCGACGGCCCGGCTGGGTGCGGCGGACGCCAACTATATCGGCGTGCAGTTCGAGCTCGACGCGATCGCGGCGGCGGTAATCGGCGGCACGCCCCTGTCGGGCGGCCGCATCTCGACGCTGGGCACCGTGTTCGGGGTGCTGCTGCTGGTGGTGCTGGATGCGTCCTTCATCATGAACAACGTCAATGCGAACTACGCACAGATCCTGAAGGCGGCGTTCATCGTCGCGGCACTCTATCTGCGTCGGGGGACGGCATGA
- a CDS encoding ABC transporter permease, which yields MSGVVAAPARNPGETRQRMVALVQSRGAIVVLVVAALAAGLAFPSFPRPGNVNDIIIAASFLGLVAIGQTLVVIMGGFDLSVGSMVGLGTVLAAYAAPYGVVAAFAAPMAAGLLVGLIDGLLIVKARMAPFIVTLAALLALKGLAVMLAGESLVIADPGWFGRIANGQWLGVGNLVVILFVAYGIAALVLNRTRFGAAVFAIGGNEEASRMLGVRVERVKIATYCVSGTLAGLAGALLAARLSSGLSSAGTGYELQSIAAAVIGGVLLTGGVGTMLGALSGVLLLGVIENVINQIGSLSAAYQGLASGAFLLLAVIVQSGLTRQRAG from the coding sequence ATGAGCGGCGTGGTGGCGGCACCGGCCCGTAACCCAGGCGAGACCCGGCAGCGCATGGTGGCGCTCGTCCAGTCGCGCGGCGCGATCGTGGTGCTGGTCGTGGCGGCCCTGGCGGCCGGGCTGGCGTTTCCCAGCTTCCCGCGCCCCGGCAACGTCAACGACATCATCATCGCCGCGAGCTTCCTGGGGCTGGTGGCGATCGGCCAGACCCTGGTGGTGATCATGGGCGGCTTCGACCTTTCGGTCGGCTCGATGGTCGGGCTCGGAACCGTGCTCGCTGCCTATGCGGCACCCTACGGCGTGGTGGCCGCGTTCGCCGCGCCGATGGCGGCCGGCCTCCTGGTCGGGCTGATCGACGGCCTGCTGATCGTGAAGGCCCGGATGGCGCCGTTCATCGTGACGCTGGCAGCCCTGCTGGCGCTCAAGGGCCTGGCGGTCATGCTGGCCGGCGAGAGCCTGGTCATCGCCGATCCCGGCTGGTTCGGGCGCATCGCCAACGGCCAGTGGCTGGGCGTCGGCAACCTGGTGGTGATCCTTTTCGTGGCCTACGGCATCGCGGCCCTGGTGCTGAACCGCACGCGGTTCGGCGCGGCGGTGTTCGCCATCGGCGGCAACGAGGAAGCCTCGCGGATGCTCGGCGTGCGGGTCGAGCGGGTCAAGATCGCCACCTACTGCGTGTCCGGCACGCTGGCCGGGCTGGCCGGCGCCTTGCTGGCGGCGCGGCTATCCTCGGGCCTGTCCTCGGCCGGAACCGGCTACGAGCTGCAATCCATCGCGGCCGCGGTGATCGGCGGCGTGCTGCTGACCGGCGGGGTCGGCACGATGCTGGGCGCGCTGTCGGGCGTGCTGCTGCTCGGCGTGATCGAGAACGTGATCAACCAGATCGGCTCGCTCAGCGCCGCCTACCAGGGACTGGCCAGCGGCGCCTTCCTGCTGCTGGCGGTGATCGTGCAGTCCGGCCTGACCCGGCAGCGTGCGGGCTGA
- a CDS encoding 8'-apo-carotenoid 13,14-cleaving dioxygenase yields MPTPVWSVLRRVVENSVQLVAAFNRKRLPRTDRPFLVGIHAPMRSELTIETLAVTGAIPRELDGRYLKMGANPVDPDPVGRHWFLGDGMVHGIAIAQGRVLWYRNRWIQSRLAAAALGRTAAPGPRRGHNDTVNTNIVDIGGRAFAVVEAGSYPVEVSVDLEEQRYNPFDGTLCGSFSGHPHRDPLTGEHHAIAYDGNIWDAVRHVVVSNAGRVVRDVPVAVSHGPCIHDCAFTARFAVVLDLPVTFSMRAVLAGHEFPFRWNPSHRARVGLLPRQGEAASVIWCEVEPCFVFHVANAFDDEDGRVVVDVIAYPSMFASDGSSLDALGRFERWTIEPLSRRVGRRVLDPTPQEFPRIDERRFGQRHRYVYTVPVPPDGNPQLTGATRLYKHDLDAGSRSVHEFGDDRVPGEFVFVPGRDGAAEDEGWLLGLVINTAEDTTDFTILDAQRFEASPVAMVRMPHRIPPGFHGNWFPAARGGAE; encoded by the coding sequence ATGCCCACCCCGGTCTGGTCGGTCTTGCGTAGGGTGGTGGAGAATAGCGTCCAGCTGGTGGCGGCCTTCAACCGGAAGCGGCTGCCCAGGACCGACCGCCCGTTCCTGGTCGGCATCCACGCGCCGATGCGCTCGGAGCTGACGATAGAGACTCTGGCGGTGACCGGAGCGATTCCCCGGGAGCTTGACGGACGCTATCTCAAGATGGGCGCGAACCCGGTCGATCCCGACCCGGTCGGCCGCCACTGGTTCCTCGGCGACGGCATGGTGCATGGCATCGCCATCGCGCAGGGCAGGGTGCTGTGGTACCGCAACCGCTGGATCCAATCCCGTCTGGCCGCCGCAGCGCTCGGCCGGACCGCGGCACCGGGCCCCCGCAGGGGGCACAACGACACCGTAAACACCAACATCGTCGACATCGGCGGCCGCGCCTTCGCCGTGGTGGAAGCGGGCAGTTATCCGGTCGAAGTATCAGTGGACCTTGAGGAGCAGCGCTATAACCCGTTCGACGGCACGCTCTGCGGCTCGTTCAGCGGACATCCGCACCGCGATCCGCTCACCGGCGAGCATCATGCGATTGCCTATGACGGCAACATCTGGGATGCGGTCCGTCACGTGGTGGTCTCGAATGCGGGCAGAGTGGTTCGCGACGTGCCGGTCGCGGTGTCACACGGGCCCTGTATCCACGACTGCGCCTTCACCGCACGATTCGCCGTGGTGCTCGATCTCCCGGTCACCTTCTCGATGCGTGCCGTGCTCGCAGGCCACGAGTTCCCGTTCCGCTGGAACCCGTCGCACCGCGCCCGCGTGGGCCTGCTGCCGCGGCAGGGCGAGGCCGCGAGCGTAATCTGGTGCGAGGTCGAGCCGTGCTTCGTGTTCCACGTCGCCAACGCCTTCGACGACGAAGATGGTCGGGTGGTGGTCGATGTCATCGCCTATCCGTCCATGTTCGCCTCGGACGGGAGCAGCCTCGACGCGCTGGGCCGGTTCGAGCGCTGGACGATCGAGCCGTTGAGCCGCCGCGTCGGCCGCCGGGTGCTCGATCCCACGCCGCAAGAGTTCCCGCGCATCGACGAGCGGCGCTTCGGCCAACGCCATCGCTACGTCTATACGGTGCCGGTTCCGCCCGACGGCAACCCGCAACTTACCGGTGCCACCCGGCTGTATAAGCACGATCTCGATGCTGGCAGCCGCTCCGTGCACGAGTTCGGCGACGATCGCGTGCCGGGCGAGTTCGTGTTCGTGCCGGGGCGCGATGGGGCGGCCGAGGACGAGGGCTGGCTGCTCGGCCTCGTCATCAACACGGCGGAGGATACCACTGATTTCACGATCCTCGACGCGCAGCGTTTCGAGGCGTCACCTGTCGCCATGGTCCGGATGCCGCATCGCATACCGCCGGGGTTCCACGGCAACTGGTTTCCGGCGGCGCGAGGCGGAGCCGAGTGA
- a CDS encoding transposase, whose amino-acid sequence MAIELVLTLRLVSHLALRQVEGFGGSVLRLLGLDLCVPDHSTLSRRGRAFAGRQPRVARHD is encoded by the coding sequence GTGGCGATTGAATTGGTGCTGACTCTGCGCCTGGTCTCTCATCTGGCTCTACGCCAAGTCGAAGGTTTCGGTGGCTCGGTCCTGCGCCTGCTCGGGCTGGATCTTTGCGTGCCTGACCATTCGACCTTGAGCCGACGTGGGCGCGCCTTTGCGGGGCGTCAACCGCGTGTCGCCCGGCATGACTAG
- a CDS encoding IS5 family transposase translates to MWTRVSRGRMAKIAKKTKRYPSDLTDAEWLLIQPLLPPVAKRGRKPTTDMREMLNAIRYMARSGGGWRMLPKNFGPWQTVYWWFRRFVRRLLFRTINDVALMLDRERVGREASPTGGVLDSQTVKAPSADLRGYDANKKIVGRKRHIAVDTDGRLLMVNLITADISDSAGAQLILDGIRKRWPWLKHLFADSVYDRTKLMDKAALRDFVLEIIRRTDKQLGFKVLPRRWVVERTFGWMMRWRRLVRDYEKRLDVSGAMIEVAMGSLLLRRIGHP, encoded by the coding sequence ATGTGGACCCGAGTGAGCCGTGGCCGGATGGCCAAGATTGCGAAGAAGACGAAGCGCTACCCGAGTGACCTGACGGACGCAGAGTGGCTGTTGATCCAGCCACTTCTACCGCCTGTTGCAAAACGGGGCCGCAAACCGACGACAGACATGCGCGAGATGCTGAACGCCATCCGCTACATGGCACGCAGCGGCGGCGGATGGCGCATGTTGCCGAAGAACTTCGGACCGTGGCAGACGGTCTACTGGTGGTTCAGACGGTTTGTCCGGCGGCTGCTGTTCCGCACGATCAACGACGTGGCGTTGATGCTCGACCGGGAGCGCGTCGGACGTGAAGCCAGCCCAACAGGCGGCGTGCTGGACAGCCAAACGGTCAAAGCGCCATCAGCTGACCTGCGAGGCTATGACGCCAACAAGAAGATCGTCGGCCGCAAGAGGCATATTGCCGTGGATACCGATGGACGCCTGCTGATGGTCAATCTGATAACTGCCGACATCTCGGACAGCGCGGGCGCGCAACTCATTTTAGACGGTATTCGCAAGCGTTGGCCATGGCTCAAGCACCTGTTCGCCGACAGCGTCTATGACAGGACGAAGCTGATGGACAAGGCGGCCCTGCGGGACTTTGTTCTGGAGATCATCCGACGCACGGACAAGCAGCTCGGCTTCAAGGTGTTGCCGCGTCGGTGGGTGGTGGAGCGGACGTTTGGCTGGATGATGCGTTGGCGTCGCCTGGTGCGCGACTATGAGAAGCGTCTCGATGTTTCCGGCGCCATGATCGAGGTCGCTATGGGGAGCCTGCTTCTGCGCCGGATCGGCCACCCATAA
- a CDS encoding transposase: protein MIKHASVSFHSLRLTQHQSQKRCVPTYRLLSKRTELVAPSALAAPSQSGSSQLRCPASYLTRSLRDNSGCDAETSEILAHVLTDPDVGDITAVPSQLATVEGPIANAIADGAYDGASVYKATFLRQRDPPLAIVIPPRASSMASTHDTNTSTTRDRHVQDIAESGRMAWQKDTGYGRRSLVEAAIGRYKRGIGPKLRARSFGG, encoded by the coding sequence ATGATCAAGCATGCGTCCGTCTCGTTTCACAGCCTCAGGCTAACGCAACACCAGAGCCAAAAAAGATGTGTTCCTACTTACCGTTTACTGAGTAAGCGGACGGAACTAGTTGCTCCATCGGCACTTGCAGCACCTTCGCAATCCGGCTCAAGCCAGTTGCGCTGCCCGGCGTCTTACCTGACTCGATCTCTGCGAGATAACTCGGGCTGCGATGCCGAGACCAGCGAAATCCTGGCGCATGTCCTGACCGATCCCGATGTTGGCGATATAACCGCGGTACCGAGCCAGCTCGCGACGGTGGAGGGACCGATCGCCAACGCGATTGCGGACGGCGCCTATGACGGTGCGTCCGTCTACAAGGCAACGTTCCTGCGCCAGCGCGATCCGCCGCTGGCCATCGTCATCCCGCCGCGTGCGTCTTCCATGGCCAGCACTCACGACACCAACACGTCGACGACCCGGGACCGTCATGTCCAAGACATTGCTGAATCGGGCCGCATGGCTTGGCAGAAGGACACCGGCTATGGCCGACGCAGCCTCGTGGAAGCCGCGATCGGTCGCTACAAGCGCGGTATCGGTCCGAAGCTGAGGGCCAGATCATTTGGTGGCTAG
- a CDS encoding cellulase family glycosylhydrolase: MALFNRRSVMALTAAGLVAGRIKNVLAQDVDEAVLSTDSSSTVAGRWSAARAKAWHKQQPWRVGPVYVTSTAVNQLEMWQAATFDPVTIDRELGWAQTIGMNTVRVFLHDALYAEDPDGLLLRMRHFLTIAASHNISTFFVLFDSCWRGLYVLGTQPAPLPGIHNSQWVQSPGAVALSRPSQYPRLKAYVQGVVSAFANDPRVLFWDLWNEADNTGSNDPTNKQALVASLLPQVYAWARAVEPSQPLTSCLWKGDWSTPSNFNAVQAVIMANNDINTFHNYGTVEVFSQAITWMKQYGRPVLCTEYMARNIGCLFDTTLPVARKHSVAAINWGFVVGKTQTNLPWDSAQHPYVDASAYGGTAWQATVLPSGATPVAPYALELPPIWQHEVLQADGTPYRAYEVQMIYDLSTGETGKG; this comes from the coding sequence ATGGCTCTATTTAACAGACGGTCAGTGATGGCTTTGACAGCGGCCGGGCTAGTTGCCGGCCGCATCAAAAATGTGCTGGCGCAGGACGTCGACGAAGCCGTTCTGTCGACAGATTCGAGTAGCACAGTCGCCGGCCGGTGGAGCGCCGCACGAGCAAAGGCATGGCACAAGCAACAACCCTGGCGGGTCGGGCCTGTTTACGTGACCTCCACCGCCGTCAACCAACTAGAGATGTGGCAGGCGGCCACGTTTGATCCAGTGACAATCGATCGCGAGCTTGGTTGGGCACAGACAATCGGCATGAACACAGTTCGCGTGTTCCTGCATGACGCACTGTATGCTGAGGATCCGGACGGCCTGCTGCTACGGATGCGCCATTTTCTTACGATAGCCGCCAGCCACAACATTAGTACTTTCTTCGTGCTCTTCGATAGTTGCTGGCGTGGCCTGTATGTTCTGGGAACTCAGCCGGCGCCGCTACCCGGAATCCATAATTCGCAGTGGGTGCAGTCGCCGGGTGCGGTCGCACTGTCGCGTCCGAGCCAGTATCCGCGCCTGAAAGCCTACGTGCAGGGGGTGGTGAGCGCGTTCGCCAATGACCCGCGCGTCTTGTTCTGGGACCTCTGGAACGAAGCGGACAACACCGGCAGCAACGATCCAACCAATAAGCAGGCGCTGGTGGCGTCACTGCTGCCCCAGGTTTATGCCTGGGCCCGGGCCGTTGAGCCGTCGCAACCGCTGACCTCGTGCCTGTGGAAGGGCGACTGGTCGACACCTAGCAACTTCAACGCCGTGCAGGCGGTCATTATGGCCAACAACGATATCAACACCTTCCACAATTATGGCACCGTCGAAGTATTTAGCCAGGCGATCACCTGGATGAAGCAGTACGGCCGCCCGGTGCTTTGCACCGAATACATGGCCCGCAACATCGGTTGCCTATTCGACACGACACTTCCAGTGGCCAGGAAGCACAGCGTAGCCGCGATCAACTGGGGTTTTGTAGTCGGCAAGACGCAGACCAATTTGCCATGGGATTCAGCGCAGCATCCCTACGTCGATGCCTCGGCGTATGGCGGTACCGCGTGGCAGGCGACGGTGCTGCCGAGCGGGGCGACGCCGGTGGCACCCTATGCGCTCGAACTACCGCCGATCTGGCAGCACGAAGTGCTGCAAGCGGACGGCACGCCATATCGCGCTTATGAGGTGCAGATGATCTACGATCTATCCACCGGTGAAACCGGCAAAGGCTGA
- a CDS encoding transposase, with product MLDSTGLQVFGQGEWGAEKHGRIPRQWRRLHLAVDAQTGEIVAHRLTDKDTGDITKLAGHLATVEGQIASLIADGAYDSASVYDAAAARQFNPLPDIVVPPRASSIVNTDAHIQTIRDRHVHPVLKGQGIVPPTLSPRRQSKAPKRASLNAVSSTSLRDQWSPRGSGFSISACISHLTNTSRYR from the coding sequence GTGCTGGACAGCACGGGCCTGCAGGTCTTCGGGCAAGGCGAGTGGGGTGCCGAGAAGCATGGCCGCATACCCAGGCAATGGCGCAGGCTGCACTTGGCCGTCGATGCACAGACCGGTGAGATCGTGGCACACCGCCTGACCGACAAGGATACCGGCGACATCACGAAACTAGCGGGTCATCTGGCGACCGTGGAGGGGCAGATCGCCAGCCTGATCGCCGATGGCGCCTATGACAGCGCGTCCGTCTATGATGCTGCTGCCGCACGCCAGTTCAACCCACTACCCGACATCGTCGTCCCACCGAGAGCATCTTCGATCGTCAACACTGACGCCCACATACAGACCATTCGCGATCGTCATGTTCACCCAGTCCTGAAAGGCCAAGGGATTGTACCTCCCACTCTGTCGCCTAGGCGGCAAAGCAAAGCGCCGAAACGGGCATCTTTGAACGCTGTCTCATCGACCTCGTTGCGCGACCAGTGGTCACCTCGAGGCAGCGGTTTTTCGATTTCGGCCTGCATCTCTCACCTTACGAACACATCACGTTACCGATGA
- a CDS encoding sugar ABC transporter ATP-binding protein, whose product MLLETRGLTKSFGAVRALRDVSFSLRTGEIHGLMGENGAGKSTLIKLLTGLNRPDSGSILLDDQPVTFDSPRAAQLAGVAAVYQEINLIPERSVADNLFLGREPRRFGVLVDRARMIDEARALLLRYHLDIDPRRTLRTLGLGLQQLVSIARVVSLGARAIILDEPTSALSAAEVDLLYSVVEQLRRDGIGLIYVSHRLSECYRLCDRLTVLRDGAVVASAATADLPRGQLVAAMLGREQSAGPGRTGGSEAGRKAGQAEAPALDVGALSWRNRVRDVSLTVGRGEIVGLAGLLGSGRTETFKAIYGAEKPDAGSVAVDGRRVARSRPSESIRRGLAFLSEDRRSEGVFAQLSVAENLTAAVLPRISRWGIISRRRRDALVARYVRELGIKTDGFDVPITSLSGGNQQKVLIARALCTDPRMVMLDDPTRGIDVGAKAEVHRVVRGLAAEGLGVLMTSSELEEVVELSDRLVVLDEGRVTGELETAGRDSDDVLALLAGGAAPAETPASGHAS is encoded by the coding sequence ATGCTGCTCGAGACGCGAGGCCTGACCAAGTCATTCGGAGCGGTCCGGGCCTTGCGCGATGTCTCGTTCAGCCTGCGCACAGGCGAAATCCATGGGCTGATGGGTGAGAACGGCGCCGGCAAGTCGACGCTGATCAAGCTGCTGACCGGCCTGAACCGGCCGGACAGCGGCAGCATCCTGCTCGATGACCAGCCGGTGACGTTCGACAGCCCGCGCGCGGCCCAGCTTGCCGGGGTCGCGGCGGTCTACCAGGAGATCAACCTGATCCCCGAGCGGAGCGTCGCCGACAATCTGTTCCTCGGCCGCGAACCGCGACGGTTCGGCGTTCTCGTAGACCGCGCCCGCATGATCGACGAGGCCCGTGCGCTGCTGCTGCGCTACCACCTGGATATCGATCCGCGCCGGACGCTGCGCACGCTCGGCCTCGGCCTGCAGCAACTGGTGTCGATCGCCCGCGTGGTATCGCTCGGCGCCCGCGCCATCATCCTCGACGAGCCGACCTCGGCCCTGTCGGCCGCCGAAGTCGACCTGCTCTACAGCGTCGTCGAGCAGCTTCGCCGCGACGGCATCGGCCTGATATACGTCAGTCACCGGCTGTCCGAATGCTACCGGCTGTGCGACCGGCTGACCGTGCTCCGCGATGGTGCGGTGGTGGCGAGTGCGGCGACCGCCGACCTTCCGCGTGGCCAACTGGTCGCCGCCATGCTGGGCCGCGAACAATCGGCCGGACCGGGCCGGACCGGCGGATCGGAAGCCGGAAGGAAGGCGGGCCAGGCCGAGGCACCGGCACTCGATGTCGGCGCGCTGTCCTGGCGAAACCGGGTGCGCGACGTCTCGCTGACCGTCGGGCGCGGCGAGATCGTCGGGCTGGCCGGCCTGCTCGGCTCGGGACGGACCGAGACCTTCAAGGCGATCTACGGCGCCGAGAAACCGGACGCCGGCTCGGTCGCGGTCGATGGCAGGCGCGTGGCACGCTCGCGCCCGTCGGAGAGCATCCGGCGGGGATTGGCGTTCCTGTCCGAGGATCGCCGCTCGGAGGGCGTGTTCGCGCAATTGTCGGTGGCCGAGAACCTGACCGCCGCGGTGCTGCCGCGCATATCCCGCTGGGGCATCATTTCCCGGCGGCGGCGCGACGCGCTGGTGGCGCGCTACGTCCGCGAGCTCGGCATCAAGACCGACGGCTTCGACGTCCCGATCACGTCGCTGTCCGGCGGCAACCAGCAGAAGGTCCTGATCGCGCGGGCTTTGTGCACCGATCCGCGGATGGTGATGCTCGACGACCCGACCCGCGGCATCGATGTCGGCGCCAAGGCGGAAGTGCACCGTGTCGTGCGCGGCCTGGCGGCCGAAGGGCTCGGCGTACTGATGACGTCGTCGGAGCTCGAGGAAGTGGTCGAGCTGTCGGACCGGCTCGTGGTGCTGGACGAGGGCAGGGTGACCGGCGAGCTCGAGACCGCCGGCCGGGACAGCGACGATGTGCTGGCGCTGCTCGCCGGTGGCGCGGCTCCAGCCGAAACACCGGCTTCCGGGCACGCTTCATGA
- a CDS encoding IS110 family RNA-guided transposase, producing the protein MKPITSTAKPLIVEAPITIGIDVSKDHLDAARYPTGDTTRVANTRKGHMVLLRWISKNQVTRVVFEATGTYHRGLEQRLDAAGLTIAKVNPRQARRFAEATGKLAKTDRVDALMLARFGALLEPIARLVRSETQNQLAELVAARRSLMRDRTATLNRAQILTIDLLRRHARHRLRQIEAQITSLDATLDTIMANDPVLVRRREILLSIPGLGYVTAQALLADMPELGTMDEAQAASLAGLAPITRQSGKWQGKSFIRGGRACFRQALYMPALVAMRFNPDLKRVYSRLVDSGKHAKLAITAVMRKLIILANALLRDNRIWTPKGA; encoded by the coding sequence ATGAAGCCTATCACTTCAACTGCCAAGCCTCTCATTGTGGAAGCGCCGATCACGATCGGCATCGATGTTTCCAAGGATCATCTCGATGCCGCGCGCTACCCAACCGGCGATACAACGCGTGTCGCCAATACGCGGAAGGGCCACATGGTGCTGTTGCGTTGGATCAGCAAGAACCAGGTAACGCGTGTGGTATTCGAGGCTACCGGAACTTACCACAGAGGATTGGAACAGCGGCTCGATGCCGCCGGGTTGACCATCGCCAAGGTCAATCCGCGTCAGGCGCGACGTTTCGCCGAGGCCACAGGCAAGCTGGCGAAGACTGATCGTGTCGATGCCCTGATGCTGGCGCGGTTCGGTGCCCTGCTCGAACCTATCGCCCGTCTGGTTCGTAGCGAAACACAAAACCAACTCGCCGAACTTGTAGCCGCTCGGCGCAGTCTGATGCGGGATCGTACGGCAACCCTCAACCGGGCTCAAATCCTGACAATCGATCTCCTCAGGCGTCATGCCCGGCATCGTCTGCGGCAAATCGAAGCCCAGATCACGTCCTTGGACGCCACCTTGGACACTATCATGGCGAATGATCCCGTTCTGGTCCGACGACGTGAAATTCTCTTGAGCATTCCAGGCCTGGGTTATGTCACAGCCCAGGCTCTTCTTGCCGATATGCCCGAACTTGGAACCATGGATGAGGCGCAGGCCGCATCGCTGGCAGGCCTAGCCCCAATCACGCGCCAATCCGGCAAATGGCAGGGTAAAAGCTTTATACGAGGTGGGCGCGCTTGCTTTCGACAGGCGCTCTACATGCCCGCGCTCGTCGCCATGCGGTTCAATCCAGACCTGAAGCGGGTCTACAGTCGGCTCGTCGACAGCGGCAAGCATGCCAAGCTCGCCATTACCGCGGTCATGCGGAAGCTCATCATCCTCGCGAACGCGCTGCTGCGCGATAATCGGATTTGGACCCCAAAAGGCGCTTGA